The Thermosynechococcus sp. genome has a segment encoding these proteins:
- a CDS encoding acyl-CoA desaturase yields MTSVSLLPARPLRPNWGVIFFMGIVHLGALLAFVPGTFSWSAVLLCFVLYWISGGLGITLGWHRLVTHRSFQCPQWLEYFFVFCGTLACEGGVIEWVGLHRNHHLHSDQELDQHNSQKGFWWSHMGWMLQEVPAKAEVERLTKDINTDPVYRFLNRYFLLIQVALGMLLYLWGGLPFVVWGIFVRLVLVYHLTWFVNSATHRFGYRTFESGDRSTNCWWVALLTFGEGWHNNHHTYPHSARHGLQWWEFDITWITIRALQVMGLAQKVRLVEAPRNQ; encoded by the coding sequence ATGACATCTGTTTCTTTGTTGCCTGCACGCCCCCTGCGTCCCAACTGGGGGGTGATTTTTTTTATGGGTATTGTCCATTTGGGAGCGTTGCTGGCCTTTGTGCCTGGGACGTTTTCATGGTCGGCAGTGCTCCTCTGCTTTGTCCTCTACTGGATCTCTGGTGGTTTAGGGATTACCTTGGGATGGCATCGTCTTGTCACCCATCGTAGTTTCCAATGTCCGCAATGGCTGGAATACTTTTTTGTTTTTTGCGGTACCTTGGCCTGTGAGGGTGGCGTCATTGAATGGGTCGGCCTCCACCGCAATCATCACCTCCACTCCGATCAAGAACTGGATCAGCACAATTCCCAAAAGGGCTTTTGGTGGTCCCACATGGGTTGGATGCTCCAAGAAGTGCCCGCTAAGGCAGAGGTGGAACGCCTTACCAAGGACATTAACACTGACCCTGTCTATCGCTTTTTGAATCGGTATTTTCTCCTTATTCAAGTGGCTTTAGGGATGTTGTTATATCTCTGGGGTGGACTGCCCTTTGTGGTCTGGGGCATCTTTGTCCGCCTGGTGCTGGTGTATCACCTAACTTGGTTTGTCAATAGTGCGACCCACAGGTTTGGCTACCGCACCTTTGAATCGGGCGATCGCTCCACAAATTGTTGGTGGGTTGCCCTCCTGACGTTTGGCGAAGGCTGGCACAACAATCACCACACCTATCCCCATTCAGCACGCCACGGTCTGCAATGGTGGGAATTTGATATTACGTGGATCACGATTCGAGCACTGCAAGTGATGGGTCTGGCTCAAAAGGTGCGGCTTGTGGAAGCCCCCAGGAATCAGTAA
- a CDS encoding DUF1269 domain-containing protein: protein MSTLVVIAFDDEYKANEVLIQLLKLQREHLIDLEDAAVVVRTKEGKVKINQTQDLTLQGALGGGFWGLLIGLLFFNPLLGWAAGLVAGAISGKFTDIGIDDNFIKELGQTIAPGSSAIFTLVRQATPDKVLEEIAPFGGKVLRTSLSKEDEAKLQEALNRGNAASQAPAPSAATTSSETTNS from the coding sequence ATGAGTACCTTAGTGGTCATTGCATTTGATGATGAGTACAAGGCAAACGAAGTATTAATCCAGTTACTAAAACTCCAGCGTGAGCATCTCATTGACCTTGAGGACGCTGCTGTTGTCGTGCGCACTAAAGAGGGCAAGGTTAAAATTAACCAGACTCAGGATTTAACCCTCCAGGGTGCCCTTGGCGGTGGCTTTTGGGGGCTATTAATTGGTCTTTTGTTCTTCAATCCTCTCTTGGGCTGGGCTGCGGGTCTTGTGGCGGGAGCGATTTCCGGCAAATTTACCGATATTGGCATTGATGATAATTTCATCAAGGAGTTGGGACAAACCATTGCCCCCGGTAGCTCGGCCATCTTTACATTGGTCCGTCAAGCCACACCTGACAAAGTACTCGAGGAAATTGCTCCCTTTGGCGGTAAAGTCCTGCGCACCTCCCTGTCAAAAGAGGATGAAGCGAAGTTGCAGGAAGCCCTCAACCGAGGCAATGCAGCCTCCCAAGCGCCCGCCCCTAGCGCAGCAACGACCTCTAGTGAAACGACGAACAGTTAG
- a CDS encoding inositol monophosphatase family protein translates to MLAVSCPLPESERQRYLEIATEAALAGGAVLQYYWGKLSEIEEKGRSGDLVTVADRQSEAAVLDVIRRHCPDHAVLAEESGLSGLKDNPFLWAIDPLDGTTNYAHQYPFSAVSVALLVEGEPHIGVVYDPFHRELFRAATGLGATRDRQPIHVSSTAELSHSLLVTGFAYDRRETADNNYAEFCYLTHLTQGVRRGGAAAIDLAYIACGRLDGYWERGLSPWDLAAGVVLVREAGGIVTAYDQSPFQLTSGRILATNGHLHAALSEALLRVKPLGFSFLPEGP, encoded by the coding sequence ATGTTAGCCGTGAGTTGCCCGCTGCCGGAGAGTGAGCGACAGCGTTACTTAGAAATTGCTACGGAGGCGGCCTTAGCAGGGGGTGCTGTCCTTCAGTACTACTGGGGCAAATTAAGTGAAATTGAGGAAAAAGGCCGCTCTGGTGACCTCGTCACGGTGGCCGATCGCCAGTCAGAAGCGGCGGTCCTGGATGTGATTCGTCGCCATTGTCCAGATCATGCCGTGTTGGCGGAGGAATCGGGTCTTTCGGGACTCAAGGACAATCCATTCCTGTGGGCCATTGATCCGCTGGATGGCACGACCAACTATGCCCATCAATACCCCTTTAGTGCCGTCTCGGTGGCTCTGTTAGTGGAGGGGGAACCCCACATTGGCGTCGTCTATGATCCCTTTCATCGAGAACTGTTTCGCGCTGCAACAGGCCTCGGTGCCACCCGCGATCGCCAGCCCATTCACGTTTCCAGTACCGCAGAACTGAGTCACAGTCTTTTGGTTACCGGTTTTGCCTACGATCGCCGTGAAACGGCGGACAATAACTACGCTGAGTTTTGCTACCTGACCCACCTCACCCAAGGGGTACGGCGGGGCGGAGCAGCAGCCATAGACTTGGCCTACATTGCCTGTGGTCGCCTCGATGGTTATTGGGAACGGGGTCTCTCCCCCTGGGACTTGGCTGCCGGTGTAGTTCTTGTCCGTGAAGCTGGGGGCATCGTTACTGCCTACGATCAATCTCCTTTTCAACTGACATCGGGGCGGATTTTAGCCACCAATGGTCATCTCCACGCTGCCCTAAGCGAGGCTCTACTGCGGGTGAAACCCCTGGGTTTTTCATTTCTGCCAGAGGGACCTTAA
- a CDS encoding cyclic peptide export ABC transporter produces the protein MKLFRILLEAAWPTIVAAAIAGLLNGGSTAALIALINAALQKTPALQRLLPGGFILLGTLLLLTHFSSQVLLVRAAQQAVYEMRLLLSRQILASSLRQLEAIGNPQLLATLTEDVDAVSRSFSVLPNLFNAIAIVIGCLIYMGWLSPPLFFALVALIAIGTGSYLFLAGRAQKFLERARQQQDHLFRHFRTLTEGNKELKLNRQRRLAFFYGELTPTAQKTRQQNELGYMVFAIAASWGQLLLFVTIGFFLFTLPHLLGATPTVLSGYVLTIIYLMLPMQQVIDAIPVFSRARVALKKVESLQLNLGDLHQDINNRGELPPLGWKTLSLLQICHQYRGSHKDEPATFTLGPLSLTIEAGELVFIVGGNGSGKSTLAKIITGLYIPDQGEIWVDDHCLRPEDYEWYRQHFAAVFSDFYLFDSLLGIESPERLAVIPHYLEKLRLSHKVRLEGNRFSTTSLSQGERKRLALLMAYLDDRPAYLFDEWAADQDPVFRDIFYRQLLPELKAQGKTVFVISHDDRYFDVADRLIKLDYGQLVVASHP, from the coding sequence GTGAAGCTATTTCGGATTCTCCTGGAAGCCGCCTGGCCGACGATTGTTGCAGCAGCAATCGCCGGGCTTCTCAACGGTGGCAGCACGGCTGCGCTTATTGCCCTCATTAACGCCGCTTTGCAGAAAACCCCTGCCCTCCAACGCCTCTTGCCTGGGGGGTTTATTCTCCTCGGCACACTACTGCTGTTGACCCACTTTAGCTCCCAAGTACTGCTGGTGCGGGCTGCCCAACAGGCGGTTTATGAAATGCGCCTCCTCCTCAGTCGGCAGATTCTCGCTTCATCCCTACGCCAGTTAGAAGCCATTGGTAATCCCCAGCTGCTTGCAACGCTGACAGAGGACGTGGATGCTGTCTCCCGTTCCTTTTCCGTGTTGCCCAATCTTTTTAATGCCATTGCCATTGTGATTGGCTGTCTTATTTACATGGGCTGGCTGTCGCCGCCCCTCTTTTTTGCCCTTGTCGCCTTAATTGCCATTGGTACTGGCAGCTACTTATTTCTAGCGGGCAGAGCACAAAAATTCCTGGAGCGAGCACGGCAGCAACAGGATCACCTTTTTCGCCACTTTCGGACACTCACCGAGGGCAACAAAGAACTCAAGCTCAATCGGCAACGGCGGCTCGCCTTCTTCTATGGGGAATTGACACCCACAGCTCAAAAAACACGGCAGCAAAATGAACTAGGGTACATGGTCTTTGCGATTGCTGCCAGTTGGGGGCAGCTGCTGTTGTTTGTGACGATTGGCTTCTTTCTCTTTACACTGCCCCATTTGCTGGGAGCCACACCCACGGTTCTCTCAGGCTATGTCCTCACAATTATTTACCTCATGCTGCCGATGCAACAGGTGATTGATGCCATTCCAGTGTTTAGTCGTGCCAGGGTTGCCCTCAAGAAAGTGGAATCCCTACAACTCAACCTTGGGGATTTGCACCAAGATATCAATAATAGGGGTGAGCTTCCTCCCTTGGGTTGGAAAACCCTCTCTCTACTGCAGATTTGCCATCAGTACCGCGGTAGCCACAAGGATGAGCCCGCAACCTTTACCCTAGGCCCCTTAAGTTTGACCATTGAGGCTGGGGAACTGGTCTTTATTGTCGGTGGTAATGGCAGTGGCAAATCCACCTTGGCCAAGATTATTACAGGGCTCTACATTCCTGACCAAGGGGAAATTTGGGTGGATGATCACTGTTTGCGGCCTGAGGACTACGAATGGTATCGGCAACACTTTGCCGCTGTCTTTAGTGACTTTTACCTCTTTGACTCGCTGTTGGGAATTGAATCTCCAGAACGCCTAGCCGTCATCCCACATTACCTTGAAAAACTGCGCCTCAGTCACAAAGTTCGCCTAGAAGGTAACCGCTTTTCAACGACTTCTCTCTCGCAAGGGGAGCGCAAGCGTTTGGCGTTGTTGATGGCCTATCTCGACGATCGCCCTGCCTACCTCTTCGATGAATGGGCAGCAGATCAAGACCCTGTGTTTCGCGATATTTTCTACCGCCAACTCCTCCCAGAACTAAAAGCCCAAGGCAAAACGGTGTTTGTTATTAGCCATGACGATCGCTATTTCGATGTCGCCGATCGCCTGATCAAACTGGACTATGGCCAATTGGTGGTGGCCTCTCACCCCTAG
- a CDS encoding 2Fe-2S iron-sulfur cluster-binding protein, with protein MSTPQTYTVTIHVRPLKSGDPPPRTYTITVPSDRYILQHAESQGLELPFSCRNGACTTCAVRILSGHVYQPEAMGLSAALQAQGYALLCVSYPRSDLEVETQDEDEVYELQFGRYFGKGRVQLGLPLDED; from the coding sequence ATGAGCACGCCACAAACCTATACTGTGACCATTCATGTGCGTCCCCTCAAGTCAGGGGATCCACCCCCGCGGACATACACAATTACGGTTCCGAGCGATCGTTATATCCTGCAACACGCTGAGAGCCAGGGCCTTGAGCTGCCCTTTTCCTGTCGCAACGGTGCCTGTACCACCTGTGCTGTGCGTATTCTCTCTGGCCATGTCTATCAACCGGAAGCCATGGGACTCTCTGCAGCTCTGCAGGCCCAAGGATACGCCCTATTGTGTGTCAGCTACCCCCGCTCTGACCTTGAGGTGGAAACCCAAGATGAGGATGAGGTCTATGAGCTGCAATTTGGCCGCTACTTTGGCAAAGGACGAGTCCAGTTAGGGCTGCCCCTCGATGAGGATTAA
- a CDS encoding DICT sensory domain-containing protein, protein MANRIIATSVLEELLARLPHLRLQLYFKTSLTALSHAMEDQVLASEDAPIIIACFQRERFYRQEAHRYQRIATKSHHVYVLAAPETEFTNCSGDYETVAFDPGDALTQEWHLTVLGKNYSTCLVCREVQRSPTHRFEVLPPMDAARRFEGIWTFDRQVAATTAEILLNRIREYRPELKEKLREGLVLVETYRQLEGGNPDPAPFVDRLVTYLQAGQYKQIKAYRQIAIQERKERLTNAITTAIRNSLNPTEILTRAVAELGEALKGDRCLIYRCRSTDTRVPIEHEYTSGALPPLQYQYWPVAEHPYTQQALTHQRMIQVDDVAADPHYEATRFKPLDAAGVKALLLAPVLYRGRLLGIVELHRGEALPWHDMDAELVEAIAAQVGVALIQAEAYADLEELNAQLEALDRTRSNLIAITGHELRTPLSTIQVCLESLASEPDMDPELRQVMLSTALADAERMRKLIQDFLTLSQLESGRVQWRPEPLSLQELVDLALSSLRTPKDQLPTIQTILPKELPLVRADGEWLVEVLSKLLDNACKFTEQSGQVSIAAKPRPDGLLEVTVADTGRGIEPDRLERIFDRFYQEEGALRRSAGGTGLGLAICRQIITNLGGQIWAESAGRDRGSKFHFTIPIAEGF, encoded by the coding sequence ATGGCCAACAGGATCATTGCCACATCTGTTCTTGAGGAGTTGTTGGCGCGATTGCCTCACTTGCGATTGCAACTGTATTTCAAAACATCGCTGACGGCGCTCTCCCACGCCATGGAGGATCAGGTTTTGGCCAGTGAGGATGCGCCAATCATTATTGCCTGCTTTCAGCGGGAACGCTTTTATCGCCAAGAAGCCCATCGCTACCAGCGTATTGCCACAAAGTCCCACCATGTCTACGTTTTGGCTGCCCCCGAAACCGAGTTTACAAACTGCTCTGGCGACTATGAAACTGTGGCCTTTGATCCCGGCGATGCCCTCACTCAAGAATGGCATTTGACCGTCTTGGGCAAAAATTACAGCACTTGCTTGGTCTGCCGTGAAGTCCAGCGATCGCCCACCCATCGCTTCGAGGTGTTGCCGCCGATGGATGCAGCGCGGCGTTTTGAGGGCATTTGGACGTTTGATCGGCAGGTGGCGGCAACAACGGCTGAAATTCTCCTCAACCGTATTCGGGAATACCGCCCTGAACTCAAGGAGAAACTCAGGGAAGGTCTAGTATTGGTTGAAACCTATCGCCAATTGGAGGGGGGCAATCCTGATCCTGCCCCCTTTGTTGATCGCCTAGTTACCTATCTCCAGGCAGGCCAGTACAAGCAAATTAAGGCCTACCGCCAAATTGCCATTCAAGAGCGCAAGGAACGTCTCACCAATGCAATTACCACGGCGATTCGCAATTCCCTCAATCCCACGGAAATTCTGACTCGCGCCGTGGCGGAGCTGGGGGAAGCCCTCAAGGGCGATCGCTGTCTAATTTATCGTTGCCGCAGTACTGATACGCGGGTGCCCATCGAGCACGAGTATACTAGCGGTGCCCTGCCCCCCTTGCAATATCAGTATTGGCCTGTGGCTGAGCACCCCTACACCCAGCAGGCACTGACCCATCAGCGGATGATTCAGGTGGATGATGTGGCCGCTGATCCCCACTATGAGGCCACCCGTTTCAAGCCCCTCGATGCTGCCGGCGTCAAAGCCCTCCTACTGGCGCCTGTTCTGTATCGGGGGCGACTTTTGGGTATTGTCGAACTCCACCGCGGCGAAGCGCTGCCGTGGCACGATATGGATGCAGAATTAGTGGAGGCGATCGCCGCCCAAGTGGGGGTTGCCCTGATTCAGGCAGAGGCCTACGCCGATTTAGAAGAACTCAATGCGCAATTGGAGGCATTAGATCGTACCCGCAGCAATCTAATTGCAATTACAGGTCATGAGCTGCGCACGCCCCTTTCGACCATTCAAGTCTGTCTCGAAAGCCTAGCCAGTGAACCTGATATGGATCCAGAACTGCGGCAGGTGATGCTGAGTACCGCTCTCGCCGATGCTGAGCGTATGCGGAAACTCATTCAGGACTTCCTCACCCTCTCCCAGTTGGAAAGTGGCCGGGTGCAGTGGCGACCGGAACCGCTGTCCCTCCAGGAACTGGTGGATTTGGCCCTCAGTAGTTTGCGCACCCCCAAGGATCAGCTCCCGACAATTCAGACCATCTTGCCCAAGGAACTGCCCCTTGTGCGAGCCGATGGTGAGTGGCTGGTGGAGGTGCTCTCGAAGTTACTGGACAATGCCTGCAAGTTTACAGAACAGTCGGGTCAGGTCTCCATTGCAGCAAAGCCCCGTCCTGATGGGTTACTAGAAGTGACCGTAGCCGATACGGGGCGCGGCATTGAACCCGATCGCTTGGAAAGGATTTTTGATCGCTTTTATCAGGAGGAGGGAGCACTGCGGCGCTCTGCGGGGGGAACGGGGTTGGGTCTAGCAATCTGTCGCCAGATTATTACCAATTTGGGGGGGCAAATTTGGGCGGAGTCGGCGGGGCGCGATCGCGGTAGTAAGTTTCACTTTACAATTCCCATTGCTGAGGGTTTTTAA
- the ntcA gene encoding global nitrogen regulator NtcA, producing MNKDEPLAPVFRHMASGLFPATTETYERGKTIFFPGDPAEKVYFLLKGAVKLSRVYEGGEEITVALLRENTVFGVLSLITGTRSDRFYHAVAFTNVELLAVPIEQVEKAMKHDPELPMFMIQGLSSRILQTEMMIETLAHRDMGSRLVSFLLILCRDFGVPTSAGVTVDLKLSHQAIAEAIGSTRVTVTRLLGELRDQKMISIHKKKITVHNPLMLSQQFT from the coding sequence ATGAACAAAGACGAACCCTTAGCACCAGTCTTTCGCCACATGGCCAGTGGCCTGTTTCCCGCCACAACTGAAACCTACGAACGCGGAAAAACGATTTTCTTTCCGGGGGATCCAGCTGAAAAAGTCTATTTTCTACTGAAGGGGGCGGTCAAGCTCTCACGGGTGTATGAAGGGGGCGAAGAAATCACAGTAGCACTGCTGCGCGAAAATACGGTATTTGGAGTCTTGTCCCTCATTACAGGCACCCGCTCCGATCGCTTTTACCATGCGGTGGCATTTACGAATGTGGAGCTGTTGGCCGTTCCCATCGAGCAGGTGGAAAAAGCCATGAAGCACGATCCAGAACTGCCCATGTTTATGATTCAGGGGTTGTCATCGCGGATTTTGCAAACGGAGATGATGATCGAAACCCTTGCCCACCGCGATATGGGGTCCCGATTAGTGAGCTTTTTGCTGATTCTTTGCCGTGACTTTGGCGTTCCCACGAGTGCGGGAGTAACCGTGGATTTGAAGCTTTCCCATCAGGCGATCGCTGAGGCCATTGGTTCGACACGGGTAACTGTGACTCGCCTATTGGGGGAACTCCGCGATCAAAAAATGATCTCGATTCACAAAAAGAAAATCACGGTGCATAATCCGCTGATGTTGAGCCAGCAGTTTACCTAG
- a CDS encoding segregation/condensation protein A, with protein sequence MSQSFADTAIDILIELAERGEIDPWDIQVVDVCDRCLAELAQRGEPNLSESGQAFLCAAMLVLLKSDRLVAVTEPSPAAAEGEEPPEIGESQSFVVLPHALEQHLHRRPVVPPQQWRRLTLEELIGHLKTMALQSDRPKVLRPRQPRQRRRPTTLRAITQLAHQENLTEMAREVESLLREMAPAGTWLDFQELLQRQPDSVGVFWALLFLAAQSKVELQQTDFYQPLQVRTCLPAAISLEDPG encoded by the coding sequence ATGAGCCAATCTTTTGCCGATACTGCCATTGACATTTTGATTGAGTTAGCGGAGCGGGGGGAAATTGACCCCTGGGATATTCAAGTCGTTGATGTTTGCGATCGCTGTTTGGCGGAGTTGGCACAGCGGGGGGAACCCAATCTCAGTGAATCGGGGCAAGCCTTTTTGTGTGCAGCGATGCTGGTGCTCCTCAAAAGCGATCGCCTAGTGGCCGTTACTGAACCTTCACCAGCGGCAGCGGAAGGCGAGGAGCCGCCAGAGATCGGTGAAAGCCAGTCCTTTGTGGTTTTGCCCCATGCCCTAGAGCAGCATTTACATCGTCGCCCCGTGGTGCCCCCACAACAATGGCGCCGCCTCACCCTTGAAGAATTAATTGGCCACCTGAAAACCATGGCGCTCCAGAGCGATCGCCCAAAGGTGCTGCGGCCTCGTCAGCCCCGGCAGCGTCGCCGTCCCACCACCCTCAGGGCCATTACCCAACTGGCTCACCAAGAAAACCTCACGGAGATGGCTAGGGAAGTGGAAAGCCTTCTCAGGGAAATGGCCCCCGCAGGTACATGGCTAGACTTCCAAGAGTTATTGCAGCGCCAGCCCGATTCCGTGGGTGTCTTTTGGGCGCTGCTGTTCCTCGCCGCCCAGTCTAAGGTGGAGCTCCAACAAACAGATTTTTATCAACCCCTACAGGTGCGGACCTGTCTGCCTGCCGCAATTTCCCTAGAAGACCCAGGTTAA
- a CDS encoding DUF2834 domain-containing protein codes for MTIEETAIHSPLANSYRVLRLFLAVLWVGLIVYSFGFAPPDQPQTLTLIQRLATGDWQGINPLIVSLFNLMGVWPLIYTALLVVDGQGQRFPAWPFAAFSFAVGAFALLPYLILRQPAPLFTGARNRGVRLWESRITGIGIFLLAVIFLSYGLLAGDWRDFWQQWHSSRFIHVMTLDFCLLSLLLPVLLVDDWQRRGLEKSPWRWWSLVPFVGVLGYFLLRPPLILSKKSVA; via the coding sequence ATGACCATCGAAGAAACAGCCATTCACAGCCCCCTTGCTAACTCATACCGAGTCCTGCGGCTGTTCTTGGCCGTTCTCTGGGTGGGGCTGATTGTCTATAGTTTTGGTTTTGCGCCCCCCGATCAACCGCAAACGCTGACACTCATTCAACGGCTAGCTACTGGAGACTGGCAGGGCATTAACCCCCTCATAGTCAGTCTCTTTAACTTGATGGGTGTGTGGCCACTGATTTATACCGCATTACTCGTGGTGGATGGTCAAGGGCAGCGATTTCCGGCGTGGCCATTTGCTGCTTTCAGTTTTGCCGTGGGTGCCTTTGCCCTGTTGCCCTATTTGATCCTGCGACAGCCTGCACCCCTCTTCACAGGAGCACGCAATAGGGGTGTACGTCTTTGGGAATCGCGGATCACTGGAATTGGGATTTTTTTATTGGCGGTCATCTTTCTGAGCTATGGCTTACTTGCCGGCGACTGGCGAGACTTTTGGCAGCAGTGGCACAGCAGCCGCTTTATTCATGTGATGACCCTTGACTTTTGCCTACTGTCGTTACTCTTGCCCGTGCTGCTTGTGGATGACTGGCAACGGCGAGGCCTAGAAAAGTCACCGTGGCGGTGGTGGAGCCTTGTCCCCTTTGTAGGAGTATTGGGTTACTTCCTTTTGCGTCCGCCCTTAATTCTCTCGAAAAAAAGTGTGGCATGA